A region of Thermovibrio ammonificans HB-1 DNA encodes the following proteins:
- a CDS encoding sensor histidine kinase, with protein MRVTNYSFTERFYLLYKVGRFAFSAGLLVLLFSLSSLGSSIVDSFSLAVLAVYSLVSLLLFALSKKPHFYEFLLDELFLFLLVVKGAFSYAFFSIFLLFPVFFSVIFLGAPYSYLTLLFAFTLQFFYFIVLYGGLSYEGVIQLFLNALALLFMLLAAQKLRVRFEAQELYIRSLEVEREEAQLYKRLYEISADLAHELKNPLASIRGAVELLREGKNSPKLVDIIYRETKRLDSIIKDFLNLARPSTGEVARLSLKSTLEGLISSVGHMGKEVSVKGEEVFVESDPKLLSSALDNLLRNALQWARRRVEITVLKEDGWAVIHFDDDGPGVPPSERNRVFEPFYSRRSEGSGLGLSIVKKFAIDSGGYVSVGDSPLGGARFTLKLPLRRSGEGSDSRG; from the coding sequence GTGAGGGTAACTAACTACAGCTTTACGGAAAGGTTCTACCTGCTTTATAAAGTCGGGAGGTTCGCCTTTTCGGCGGGCCTTCTGGTTTTGCTCTTCTCCCTCTCCTCCCTCGGGAGTTCCATAGTCGATTCTTTCTCACTGGCGGTTTTGGCGGTTTACTCCCTTGTGAGCCTGCTCCTCTTTGCGCTCTCTAAGAAGCCCCACTTTTACGAGTTTCTCCTTGACGAGCTCTTCCTCTTCCTGCTCGTTGTGAAGGGAGCTTTCTCCTACGCTTTCTTCTCCATATTCCTGCTCTTTCCCGTTTTCTTTTCGGTTATATTCTTAGGGGCCCCCTACAGCTACCTTACCCTCCTTTTCGCCTTTACGTTGCAGTTCTTTTACTTTATAGTCCTCTACGGCGGCCTCTCTTACGAGGGGGTTATACAGCTGTTTTTAAACGCCCTTGCCCTACTGTTTATGCTTCTTGCCGCCCAAAAGCTCAGGGTGAGGTTTGAAGCTCAGGAGCTGTACATTCGCTCCCTTGAGGTTGAAAGGGAGGAGGCCCAGCTCTACAAGCGCCTCTACGAAATCAGTGCAGACCTTGCCCACGAGCTTAAAAACCCCCTGGCCTCTATACGGGGAGCCGTTGAGCTCCTGAGGGAGGGGAAGAACAGCCCGAAGCTTGTGGATATTATCTACAGGGAGACAAAGCGGCTCGACTCAATAATTAAAGACTTCCTGAACCTTGCCAGGCCCTCTACGGGGGAAGTGGCACGGCTCTCCCTTAAGTCTACACTGGAGGGGCTCATCTCCAGTGTGGGCCATATGGGGAAGGAGGTTTCGGTGAAGGGGGAGGAGGTTTTTGTTGAGAGTGACCCGAAGCTCCTCTCCTCGGCCCTCGATAACCTGCTCAGGAACGCCCTCCAGTGGGCGAGGAGAAGGGTTGAAATAACGGTTCTGAAAGAGGACGGTTGGGCCGTTATCCACTTTGACGACGACGGCCCCGGCGTTCCCCCTTCCGAAAGGAACAGAGTTTTTGAGCCCTTTTACTCCCGCCGCTCCGAAGGCTCCGGACTCGGGCTCTCTATAGTTAAGAAATTTGCCATAGACTCGGGCGGTTACGTATCCGTCGGAGACAGCCCCTTGGGAGGGGCCCGGTTTACTCTCAAACTCCCTTTAAGGAGAAGCGGTGAAGGTTCTGATTCTCGAGGATGA
- a CDS encoding acetate--CoA ligase family protein, producing the protein MFLTEPQVYELLERYGIETPRHRTFKRGEEVEWHLFPAVVKVVSPKIVHKSSVGGVVFVEGPKELQRAVEELFRKFPDAQQVIVEEKLSGIEAFLGVKRDPSFLHLIAVGLGGVLVELLKDPVFIPLSASRSETEKKIAETKLYRLVKGYRNFKGNLDLLLELIEKLKKLLKENPEIAEMDLNPLFITENRVVPADGRAVTEPPPERPKFRPLPKELFRPRTVAVIGASTNPKKVGYALVRNLEQFQGKVFPVNPKHEKVLDFKCYPSILAVPEPVDCALVAIPAKGVPEVIRECGKKGVKLAVVISAGFGETGEEGRKLQEELKRAAAESGIRVLGPNTLGFIVPGLKLNASFSTVTPPPGETSFLSQSGALITAVIDKAAEERFGFSEIISLGNQADIEITETLELATRDPSTKVVLSYVEGLKLGAELLNFLNRKPCIFIKAGRSESGRRAAASHTGSLAGNYKLFKDAVETKGGIVVDSLEEAFDTANLLSTYGGIRGRRLLVITNAGGPGTLAADYAEAEGLKLADISAAVEELSRGLPPNWSRINPIDLIGDATSDRYRFAFKTVEKLNTWDAALVIVTPQSMTDVPEIAYEIVKFKERSRRAVVACLMGGHSVKGGREILKNNRVPNYPDPYRAVKSIRRGVWNGLSSSEARQEKA; encoded by the coding sequence TTGTTCCTCACCGAACCGCAAGTTTACGAGCTCCTTGAGCGCTACGGCATAGAAACGCCCCGCCACAGAACCTTCAAAAGGGGGGAGGAGGTTGAGTGGCACCTGTTCCCGGCCGTTGTTAAAGTTGTATCGCCGAAAATCGTCCACAAGAGCTCGGTAGGGGGAGTGGTATTCGTTGAAGGTCCGAAAGAGCTTCAAAGGGCCGTAGAGGAGCTGTTTCGGAAGTTCCCCGACGCCCAGCAGGTTATAGTGGAGGAGAAGCTCTCGGGAATAGAGGCCTTCCTGGGGGTGAAAAGGGACCCCTCCTTCCTCCACCTGATAGCCGTAGGACTGGGAGGGGTGCTGGTTGAGCTCCTGAAAGACCCGGTTTTCATCCCCTTAAGTGCAAGCAGGAGCGAAACCGAAAAGAAGATAGCGGAAACGAAGCTCTACAGGCTCGTTAAAGGGTACAGGAACTTCAAAGGGAACCTCGACCTGCTCCTCGAGCTCATAGAGAAACTGAAGAAACTCCTCAAAGAGAACCCCGAAATCGCCGAAATGGACCTGAACCCCCTGTTCATCACCGAAAACCGCGTAGTGCCGGCAGACGGCAGGGCCGTTACCGAACCACCACCCGAAAGGCCGAAGTTCCGGCCGCTCCCGAAGGAGCTCTTCAGGCCAAGAACGGTTGCGGTAATAGGCGCCTCTACAAACCCAAAAAAAGTGGGCTACGCCTTAGTCAGGAACCTTGAACAGTTCCAAGGGAAGGTTTTCCCCGTTAACCCGAAACACGAAAAAGTCCTCGATTTTAAATGCTACCCTTCAATACTGGCAGTACCCGAACCGGTAGACTGCGCCCTCGTAGCGATACCGGCAAAGGGCGTGCCGGAAGTTATAAGGGAGTGCGGGAAGAAGGGGGTAAAACTCGCCGTTGTTATATCTGCGGGCTTTGGTGAAACCGGAGAGGAGGGCAGAAAACTACAGGAAGAGCTCAAAAGAGCGGCCGCCGAATCCGGGATAAGGGTGTTGGGGCCAAACACCCTCGGCTTTATAGTGCCGGGGTTGAAGCTCAACGCCTCCTTCTCAACCGTCACCCCGCCGCCGGGGGAAACCTCCTTCCTCTCCCAGAGCGGAGCCCTCATAACCGCAGTAATAGACAAGGCCGCAGAGGAGCGGTTCGGCTTTTCGGAAATCATAAGCCTCGGGAACCAGGCCGATATAGAGATAACAGAAACCTTAGAGCTTGCCACCCGCGACCCCTCAACGAAAGTTGTCCTCTCCTACGTTGAGGGGCTCAAACTGGGGGCAGAGCTCCTGAACTTCCTGAACCGAAAACCCTGCATATTCATAAAAGCGGGACGGAGCGAAAGCGGCAGGCGGGCGGCGGCCTCCCATACGGGCTCACTTGCGGGAAACTACAAGCTCTTCAAAGACGCCGTTGAGACCAAAGGGGGAATAGTCGTAGACTCCCTCGAAGAGGCCTTCGACACCGCAAACCTCCTGAGCACCTACGGCGGAATCCGGGGCAGGAGGCTACTCGTAATAACAAACGCAGGGGGGCCCGGAACCCTCGCAGCCGACTACGCAGAGGCAGAAGGGCTGAAGCTCGCAGACATCTCGGCAGCAGTTGAAGAGCTATCAAGGGGGCTGCCCCCGAACTGGAGCCGCATAAACCCGATAGACCTAATAGGCGATGCAACCTCAGACCGTTACAGATTCGCCTTTAAAACAGTTGAAAAACTGAACACCTGGGACGCAGCCCTCGTAATAGTAACGCCCCAGTCTATGACCGACGTCCCGGAAATAGCCTACGAGATAGTCAAGTTCAAAGAGCGGAGCAGGAGAGCGGTTGTGGCCTGCCTCATGGGGGGCCACTCGGTAAAAGGGGGCAGAGAGATACTGAAAAACAACCGAGTCCCGAACTACCCGGACCCCTACAGGGCCGTTAAGTCTATAAGGAGGGGAGTATGGAACGGTCTGTCATCATCGGAGGCCAGGCAGGAGAAGGCATAA
- a CDS encoding ferredoxin domain-containing protein produces the protein MFPYYSAVKTVAELMCCSAITAPKGKGVNLLYTKIFEGTEKDQVADLMEKIGREKEIPFFVRDAANVRDSLLVVFIGTEVKPRGVPFCGFCGFENCEKSQAAGAYCAYAVGDLGIAIGSAVKVASDNNVDNRIMFSFGKAAIEGGFVPESVKLGYGIPLSVSGKNIFFDRKR, from the coding sequence GTGTTCCCCTACTATAGCGCAGTTAAAACCGTTGCAGAGCTTATGTGCTGCAGTGCGATTACTGCCCCCAAGGGCAAGGGTGTAAACCTGCTATACACGAAAATCTTTGAGGGAACCGAAAAAGACCAAGTGGCAGACCTCATGGAGAAAATAGGCCGGGAAAAGGAGATACCCTTCTTCGTAAGGGACGCCGCAAACGTCAGAGACTCGCTCCTTGTGGTCTTCATAGGAACCGAGGTTAAACCCCGGGGCGTTCCGTTTTGCGGGTTCTGCGGGTTTGAGAACTGCGAAAAGTCCCAAGCGGCCGGCGCCTACTGTGCCTACGCAGTAGGAGACCTGGGAATAGCCATAGGCTCGGCAGTTAAAGTGGCCTCGGACAACAACGTAGACAACAGAATAATGTTCTCCTTCGGCAAAGCCGCCATAGAGGGAGGGTTCGTTCCGGAAAGCGTAAAGCTCGGCTACGGGATTCCGCTATCGGTAAGCGGCAAAAACATATTCTTCGACAGGAAGCGTTAA
- a CDS encoding DUF1931 family protein — MAVVGFAKLEALFRKAASIDIDKNKAKEITDIVEKKLYDLLLIGERNAKYNGREVIWESDVPLTKGFLESIQQFKNLEEELPLQDILNFLATKPPLKYPLEAELEQKLPEIVGALLYILARIMKEVDPGVRKPSSEDIERAGRILDLTM; from the coding sequence ATGGCAGTTGTAGGCTTTGCAAAGCTGGAGGCCCTCTTCAGGAAGGCTGCAAGCATCGACATCGACAAGAACAAGGCCAAGGAGATTACAGACATCGTAGAGAAGAAGCTCTACGACCTGCTCCTCATCGGCGAGAGGAACGCAAAGTACAACGGACGTGAGGTTATCTGGGAAAGCGACGTCCCCCTCACAAAGGGGTTCCTCGAGTCCATCCAGCAGTTTAAGAACCTTGAAGAGGAGCTTCCCCTCCAGGACATCCTCAACTTCCTGGCAACAAAACCTCCGCTCAAGTACCCCCTCGAGGCAGAGCTCGAGCAGAAGCTCCCCGAAATCGTAGGAGCGCTCCTTTACATCCTTGCCCGCATAATGAAGGAGGTAGACCCGGGCGTAAGGAAGCCCTCCTCCGAAGACATCGAAAGGGCCGGAAGGATTCTCGACCTCACAATGTAA
- the purL gene encoding phosphoribosylformylglycinamidine synthase subunit PurL — protein sequence MDRRLIEQHVTWEEYEKIKKLLGREPNLVELGIFSAMWSEHCSYKSSRPHLKKFPTEAPWVVQGPGENAGIIMVDEEKQICAAFKVESHNHPSYIEPFHGAATGVGGILRDVFTMGARPVACMDSLRFGELSDPKMRYVAKGVVSGISHYGNCVGVPTVGGEVYFDPCYQTNPLVNAFALGIVRKDKIFYARAAGVGNPVIYVGAKTGRDGIHGATMASEEFSSEEEVEKKVNVQVGDPFMEKLLIEACLEAMEKEGIVAIQDMGAAGLTSSSVEMASRGGVGVELWLDRVPTREEGMTPYEIMLSESQERMLVVCERGKEEEIMEVFRKWDLDAVVIGEVIEEPVLRLFWHGEKVAELPIKALTDEAPVYYRPFKVPHYILENASYDQNSIPEPSDYAEVVRKLLASPTIASKRWIWEQYDHMVQINTVVYPGGDAAVLRVKESEKGIAISSDCNSRYCYLNPYEGGKIAVAEAARNVACTGAVPRAITDCLNFASPEDPEIMWQFVKATDGMADACKVLETPVVSGNVSFYNETKTEEGKRAVFPTPTVVCVGVLDNVEKRMTSFFKEPGDYILLLGENVGNVSGSEYQKLVEGEFKGRGQTIDLRFEKTLQDALVEAIGRGLLKHAHDVSEGGIAVNLFESAFERELGFEVDLDDDLRSDFLLFGEDQSRVVVSVSPEKLQEALAFFTEKTVPVKVIGRVTDSGVGVIKHKGKRLVEIPVKEAKEIYETALEKALSGEGN from the coding sequence ATGGACAGGAGGCTGATAGAGCAGCACGTTACCTGGGAGGAGTACGAAAAGATAAAGAAGCTCCTGGGCAGGGAACCCAACCTTGTGGAGCTTGGAATATTCTCGGCAATGTGGAGTGAACACTGTTCTTATAAATCCTCCCGTCCCCACCTTAAGAAGTTCCCCACCGAGGCTCCCTGGGTGGTTCAGGGGCCGGGAGAGAACGCCGGAATCATAATGGTAGATGAGGAGAAGCAGATATGTGCCGCCTTTAAAGTTGAGTCCCACAACCACCCCTCCTACATAGAGCCCTTCCACGGCGCTGCAACCGGAGTGGGCGGTATCCTCAGGGACGTTTTCACCATGGGAGCGCGCCCGGTTGCCTGTATGGACTCCCTGCGGTTCGGAGAGCTCTCCGACCCCAAGATGCGCTACGTGGCAAAGGGGGTGGTTTCCGGTATCAGCCACTACGGTAACTGCGTTGGAGTGCCCACCGTAGGCGGAGAGGTTTACTTCGACCCCTGCTACCAGACGAACCCCCTTGTGAACGCCTTTGCCCTGGGGATAGTGAGAAAGGACAAGATTTTCTACGCCCGTGCCGCCGGCGTCGGAAACCCGGTGATTTACGTGGGTGCAAAGACCGGAAGGGACGGGATTCACGGGGCCACTATGGCCTCGGAGGAGTTCTCCTCCGAGGAAGAGGTTGAAAAGAAGGTGAACGTGCAGGTGGGTGACCCCTTTATGGAGAAGCTCCTCATAGAGGCCTGCCTGGAGGCGATGGAGAAGGAGGGAATCGTTGCCATTCAAGACATGGGAGCTGCCGGACTGACGTCGTCGTCTGTTGAGATGGCCTCCCGGGGAGGCGTGGGAGTAGAGCTCTGGCTCGATAGGGTTCCCACCAGGGAAGAGGGAATGACCCCTTACGAGATAATGCTTTCGGAGTCTCAGGAGCGGATGCTTGTGGTCTGCGAGCGGGGTAAAGAAGAGGAGATTATGGAGGTTTTCCGTAAGTGGGACCTCGACGCCGTTGTCATAGGTGAAGTTATAGAGGAGCCCGTTTTAAGGCTCTTCTGGCACGGCGAGAAAGTTGCTGAGCTGCCCATAAAAGCTCTTACGGACGAGGCTCCGGTTTACTACAGGCCCTTCAAGGTTCCCCACTACATACTCGAAAACGCCTCTTACGACCAGAACTCCATCCCCGAGCCTTCCGACTACGCGGAGGTTGTGAGGAAGCTCCTTGCCTCCCCCACTATAGCAAGCAAGCGCTGGATATGGGAGCAGTATGACCACATGGTTCAGATAAACACCGTTGTTTACCCCGGCGGAGATGCCGCCGTTCTCAGAGTGAAAGAGAGCGAAAAGGGTATAGCCATAAGCTCCGACTGTAACTCCCGCTACTGCTACTTGAACCCCTACGAGGGGGGCAAAATCGCCGTGGCCGAAGCCGCAAGGAACGTTGCCTGCACCGGTGCCGTTCCAAGAGCGATAACCGACTGCCTCAACTTTGCAAGCCCCGAAGACCCGGAGATTATGTGGCAGTTCGTAAAGGCCACCGACGGTATGGCCGATGCCTGTAAAGTTCTTGAGACTCCGGTGGTAAGCGGAAACGTCAGCTTCTACAATGAGACGAAAACAGAGGAGGGAAAGAGGGCCGTTTTCCCCACCCCCACGGTTGTGTGCGTAGGCGTTCTTGACAACGTTGAGAAGAGGATGACCTCCTTCTTTAAGGAGCCCGGAGACTACATCCTTCTCCTGGGTGAAAACGTGGGGAACGTTTCCGGTTCCGAGTACCAGAAGCTTGTAGAGGGAGAGTTTAAAGGGCGGGGCCAGACAATCGATTTAAGGTTCGAGAAGACCCTTCAGGATGCCCTCGTTGAGGCTATAGGCCGCGGGCTTTTAAAGCACGCCCACGACGTTAGTGAAGGCGGAATAGCCGTTAACCTTTTTGAGTCTGCCTTCGAGAGGGAGCTCGGCTTCGAGGTGGATTTAGACGACGACCTAAGGAGCGACTTCCTGCTCTTCGGTGAAGACCAGAGCAGAGTTGTGGTTTCTGTTTCTCCCGAGAAGCTCCAGGAGGCCCTTGCCTTCTTTACAGAGAAGACGGTTCCTGTTAAAGTTATCGGCAGGGTTACAGACTCGGGGGTTGGAGTAATTAAACACAAGGGGAAAAGGCTGGTAGAGATACCAGTAAAAGAGGCGAAGGAAATCTACGAAACGGCGTTGGAAAAGGCTCTCTCTGGTGAGGGTAACTAA
- a CDS encoding magnesium transporter CorA family protein, which produces MENVAWIVTPSGDTVTTVTTPLSTLLENRQLLKKKPLWIHLRRLDEKAEELLTETFDINELSVEDCRTEGRSKVENFDTYLFLLLIYYDGGISRHKRLCAFWGKDFLITVGSRRLFEETKKELLLEEKPFGEGIEHIVWLFSSIIVEKLKRVTDILEEQADEIEAKVFKEQNPELLEDISDLSYEILTLRRTLKQIRDTYKHLLSYAPKLIHTENIHYFRDLLDEISILYDRAETLHEFIQNVLDVFSSLVSFKLNEIMKTLTIFVAVLEPLMFISSFYGMNVEDLPFAQWRFGIVLISLFMAIISIGLIYYFKRKRWI; this is translated from the coding sequence ATGGAGAACGTTGCCTGGATAGTAACGCCGTCGGGGGATACGGTTACAACCGTAACAACACCCCTCTCTACCCTCTTAGAGAACAGGCAACTGCTGAAGAAAAAACCCCTCTGGATTCACCTCAGAAGGCTGGACGAAAAGGCAGAGGAGCTTCTAACCGAAACCTTCGACATAAACGAGCTCTCGGTTGAAGACTGCAGAACCGAAGGGCGCTCCAAAGTGGAGAACTTCGACACCTACCTGTTCCTGCTTCTCATTTACTACGACGGCGGAATAAGCAGGCACAAGAGGCTGTGCGCTTTCTGGGGGAAAGACTTCCTCATAACGGTAGGGAGCCGCCGCCTCTTTGAAGAGACCAAGAAAGAGCTCCTCCTGGAGGAGAAGCCCTTCGGAGAGGGAATCGAGCACATAGTTTGGCTCTTCTCCAGCATAATAGTTGAGAAGCTCAAAAGGGTTACAGACATCCTGGAAGAGCAGGCAGACGAAATTGAGGCCAAAGTGTTCAAGGAGCAGAACCCGGAGCTCCTTGAAGATATCTCCGACCTTTCCTACGAAATACTCACCCTGCGGAGGACCCTAAAGCAGATAAGGGATACCTATAAACACCTGCTCTCCTACGCCCCCAAACTCATCCACACCGAGAACATCCACTACTTCAGAGACCTGCTGGACGAAATCAGCATACTCTACGATAGGGCCGAAACCCTCCACGAGTTTATCCAGAACGTCTTAGACGTTTTCTCATCGCTGGTCTCCTTTAAACTCAACGAGATAATGAAAACCCTCACAATCTTCGTCGCCGTTTTAGAGCCCCTGATGTTCATCTCCTCCTTCTACGGCATGAACGTAGAAGACCTCCCCTTTGCACAGTGGCGGTTCGGTATCGTTTTAATTTCTCTATTTATGGCTATCATAAGTATAGGTTTGATATATTATTTCAAGAGGAAGCGCTGGATTTAA
- a CDS encoding sigma-54-dependent transcriptional regulator, with product MKVLILEDEVSLREILKIVLEEFGYQVEEAGTLSEAVKKVEESYFDLILVDLRLPDGSGMELVRRVKGETPDTEVIIITAFASTQTVKEAFELGVYDYVEKPFQIDELRILIRNVTDKIKLKKNKEEVPGLLGRSAAVERLKETIKKIAPYDVNVLILGESGTGKEVVARAIHQLSPRKDKPFVAINCAALPPELLESELFGYKKGAFTGATSDKKGLIEKADGGTLFLDEIGDMPLPLQAKLLRFLETKKFIPLGSTEEKSVDVRIVSATNKDLKEEIKRGNFREDLYYRLATIVVELPPLRERREDIPILVEHFAREFASKYGKQVKRISSSFIEYLMSLPLEGNVRELRNIVEREVILMDGGVLGAGHSSGSLGSVASVKIPDEGVDLKKLLQEIERSYLLAALEKAGGKKKKAAELLGLTFREFRYRFGKLVDREGEE from the coding sequence GTGAAGGTTCTGATTCTCGAGGATGAGGTCTCTCTGAGGGAGATTCTGAAGATTGTCCTGGAGGAGTTCGGCTACCAGGTTGAAGAGGCCGGAACGCTGTCGGAGGCCGTTAAGAAGGTGGAGGAGTCTTACTTCGACCTGATACTCGTTGACCTACGCCTTCCCGACGGCTCGGGTATGGAGCTTGTAAGGAGGGTAAAGGGGGAGACCCCCGACACCGAAGTGATAATAATAACGGCCTTTGCCTCTACCCAGACTGTTAAAGAGGCCTTTGAGCTCGGCGTTTACGACTACGTTGAGAAGCCTTTCCAGATAGACGAGCTTCGAATCCTCATAAGGAACGTCACCGACAAGATAAAGCTGAAAAAAAACAAAGAGGAAGTTCCCGGCCTTCTCGGCCGCTCTGCGGCCGTAGAGAGACTTAAGGAGACCATAAAGAAAATCGCCCCTTACGACGTGAACGTTTTAATTCTCGGAGAGAGCGGAACGGGTAAGGAGGTTGTTGCGAGGGCGATTCACCAACTCAGCCCCCGTAAGGATAAGCCCTTCGTTGCAATCAACTGTGCGGCCCTGCCCCCCGAGCTCCTCGAGAGCGAGCTGTTCGGCTATAAAAAGGGGGCCTTTACCGGAGCGACTTCCGATAAGAAGGGGCTTATAGAGAAGGCAGACGGAGGGACGCTCTTTTTAGACGAAATAGGCGACATGCCGCTGCCCTTACAGGCCAAGCTCTTAAGGTTTCTTGAGACCAAGAAGTTCATCCCCCTCGGCTCTACAGAGGAAAAGAGCGTAGATGTGAGAATCGTCTCTGCAACTAACAAAGACCTGAAAGAGGAAATAAAGAGGGGAAACTTCCGGGAAGACCTCTACTACAGGCTTGCCACCATTGTTGTTGAGCTTCCCCCCTTGAGGGAGAGGCGGGAGGATATCCCGATTCTCGTGGAGCACTTTGCCAGGGAGTTTGCCTCCAAGTACGGTAAACAGGTAAAGAGAATCTCGAGCAGCTTTATAGAGTATTTAATGTCGCTTCCCCTTGAGGGTAACGTTAGGGAGCTTCGCAACATAGTAGAGAGAGAAGTTATCCTGATGGATGGAGGAGTTCTTGGGGCCGGCCACTCCAGCGGCTCTTTGGGGTCTGTGGCCTCCGTTAAGATTCCCGATGAGGGGGTTGACCTTAAAAAGCTCCTTCAAGAGATTGAGAGAAGCTACCTCCTTGCTGCCCTTGAGAAGGCGGGAGGCAAGAAGAAAAAGGCTGCCGAGCTTCTCGGCCTTACCTTTAGGGAGTTTCGCTACAGGTTTGGGAAACTGGTAGATAGGGAGGGGGAGGAGTAG
- the tig gene encoding trigger factor, with the protein MKYQLTQESPVIYKLTLELEQDEVQPAVNAAAKEIGKQAKIPGFRPGKAPVHVVKKFYAQEIKSALINTLLAQKIGEVIEKEGLELIGEPRLAEFDVDLKNNTAKAVVILEVKPQIELKPEDYKGIEVKVQKRAVGEKEVERVIEGLRNQAAQWKEVEREAKEGDLVELEYETAVEGIEEPQKGEVAVVLGANQLWPEVEEAVKGKKAGEEGEVEFEAPEDEKYGDVAGKKVKVKFKVKAVKEKELPEVNDEFAKRFGFESLEDMKKRILEDIEIAEETREQEEIEDQIVDALLKKVDVPVPPSMLELEIQAQAQNQLTRLAQAGFNVNQLNPQTVVEMVRPTAEKTVKVKLLLEKVAELEGIEVTEEDLEEEIKKLADAAFNGDYVLARKSLEERGLIEMIKKDILRQKALDRLVELAKIEEVEPEKEEKEGDKE; encoded by the coding sequence ATGAAATACCAGCTGACCCAAGAGAGTCCGGTAATCTACAAACTCACTTTAGAGCTCGAACAGGATGAGGTTCAACCTGCAGTAAACGCAGCGGCGAAGGAAATCGGTAAGCAGGCCAAGATACCCGGCTTCAGGCCCGGGAAAGCCCCCGTTCACGTGGTTAAGAAGTTCTACGCTCAGGAAATAAAGAGCGCCCTCATCAACACGCTTCTGGCCCAGAAAATAGGCGAGGTGATTGAGAAGGAAGGGCTCGAGCTGATTGGAGAGCCCCGACTTGCCGAGTTCGACGTTGACCTGAAGAACAACACGGCTAAAGCCGTTGTGATTCTTGAGGTTAAACCTCAGATAGAGCTTAAACCCGAAGACTACAAAGGCATAGAAGTTAAGGTTCAGAAGAGGGCCGTAGGGGAGAAGGAGGTTGAGAGGGTTATTGAAGGCCTCAGGAACCAAGCGGCCCAGTGGAAAGAGGTAGAGAGGGAGGCAAAAGAGGGAGACCTTGTAGAGCTTGAGTACGAAACGGCCGTAGAGGGGATAGAGGAACCCCAAAAGGGTGAAGTTGCCGTTGTGCTCGGAGCAAACCAGCTGTGGCCCGAGGTTGAGGAGGCAGTAAAGGGTAAGAAAGCGGGAGAGGAAGGAGAAGTTGAGTTTGAAGCTCCCGAAGATGAGAAGTACGGTGATGTGGCCGGGAAGAAGGTAAAGGTTAAGTTCAAGGTAAAGGCGGTTAAGGAGAAGGAGCTTCCCGAAGTTAACGACGAGTTCGCAAAGCGTTTCGGCTTTGAGAGCTTAGAGGATATGAAAAAGCGAATCCTCGAGGACATAGAGATAGCCGAGGAGACCAGGGAGCAGGAGGAGATAGAGGACCAAATCGTTGACGCCCTCCTGAAGAAGGTAGACGTTCCCGTTCCGCCCTCTATGCTTGAGCTTGAGATTCAGGCCCAGGCCCAGAACCAGCTTACAAGGCTTGCACAGGCCGGGTTCAACGTTAACCAGCTGAACCCGCAAACTGTTGTAGAGATGGTAAGGCCAACGGCCGAGAAGACCGTTAAGGTGAAGCTCCTGCTCGAGAAAGTGGCAGAGCTTGAAGGGATAGAGGTAACTGAAGAGGACCTTGAAGAGGAGATTAAGAAACTGGCAGACGCCGCCTTTAACGGAGACTACGTTCTCGCCCGCAAGTCCCTGGAAGAGAGGGGACTGATTGAGATGATTAAAAAGGATATCCTCCGTCAGAAGGCTCTGGACAGGCTCGTTGAGCTGGCCAAGATAGAGGAAGTGGAGCCCGAAAAAGAGGAGAAAGAAGGCGATAAAGAGTAA